One Salarias fasciatus chromosome 9, fSalaFa1.1, whole genome shotgun sequence DNA segment encodes these proteins:
- the LOC115394328 gene encoding dnaJ homolog subfamily C member 13 isoform X2, whose protein sequence is MNVVKENKDLACFYTTKHSWRGKYKRVFSVGTHGITTYNPTTLEVTNQWPYGDICSIGPVGKGQGTEFNLTFRKGSGKKSETLKFSTEHRTELLTEALRFRTDFSEGKITGRRYNCYKHHWSDTRKSVCLEVRPGGIDQIDPHTNRVVCSYDYRNVEGFVEVSDYQGGFCILYGGFSRLHLFASEHRDEIISSAIEHAGNFIGITLRLRKEALTFEAFVTDRLGKYSSDESITSLAEFVVQKITPRHPEPVKRILALTETCLVERDPASYNIVTIKPFGEVFALICDADNPQVFTVEFIRGQIRKFSSTERDSLLASLLDGVRASGNRDVCVKMAPTQRGQRWGLLSMPVDEEVESLHLKFLAAPPNGNFADAVFRFNANISYSGVLHAVTQDGLFSENKEKLINNAILALLTQEAELPALNAELESHFQAIRRLVASKAGFQAFTQLPKFREKLGVKTVKALKRNNNGVTHAAIDMLCALMCPMHDDYDLRQEQLNKASLLSSKKFLENLLEKFITNVDHGTGALVISSLLDFLTFALCAPYSETTEGQQFDMLLEMVASNGRTLFKLFQHPSMAIVKGAGLVMKAIIEEGDKDIATKMQELALSEGALPRHLHTSLFTISSDQRMLTNRQLSRHLVGLWTAENPVAMNLLKRILPTGLLAYLDSPDAVPEKDVDRMHIRDNLKIATDQLNRNKVPEWQRIAGKAAKEVEKFAKEKADLVLMHWRDKMGIAQKEQDRNNLNPNQKPVILRKRRQRIKIESNWELFYYRFQLDHARSNLIWNLKTREELRDALEGEMRAFSVDRELGSATVISWNHQEFEVRYECLSDEIKIGDYYLRLLLEEDENEDSSAIKRSYEFFNELYHRFLLTPKVTMKCLCLQALAIVYGKCYEEIGPFTDTKYIVGMLDRCTDKLERDRLILFLNKLILNRKNVKEVMDSNGVRILVDLLTLAHLHTSRATVPLQTNVLEAAPDMKRESEKEWYFGNADKERRGPFSFEEMQEFWTTGVLTAKTRCWAQGMDGWRPLQAIPQLKWCLLASGQAVMNESDLATLILNMLITMCSYYPSRDQDNAIIRPLPKIKRMITDNACLPHIVQLLLTFDPILVEKVANVLFLVMQDNPNLQRLYLTGVFFFIMMYTGSNVLPVARFLKYTHLKQAFRSEESKGQDIVQRSVLGPVLPEAMVCYLENYEAERFSEIFLGEFDTPEAIWSSEMRRMMIEKIAAHVADFSPRLQSNTRALYQYCPIPVISFPQLDFELFCNIYYLRHLCDTTRFPNWPIRDAVKLLKDTLEAWKREVEKKPPSMSVDDAYEVLNLPKGQGQHEESKIRKAYFRLAQKYHPDKNPEGRDMFEKVNKAYEFLCTKSARIVNGPDPENIILILKAQSILFNRHRQELEPYKYAGYPMLIKTITMETADDQLFSKTSPLLPAAAELAFHTVNCSALNAEELRRENGIEVLLEALSRCVAVLTASSKPEDMAVQVCGHICKCYSVAAQFEECREKIVEMPNIIRDLCHILYYGKGLPKTAALAVQCVSSFAVDYFLQTHLYHAGVLWHLLVHLFNYDYTLEESGVQASQETNQQEVANSLAKLSMVALSRLGGYMQIPHSPDGNTPVSETNGVEGTPPENPTIRKSLAAMLTPYISRKLGTGTPAEVLKLLNSNSENPYLIWNNGTRAELLEFLEGQQEGNIKRGENDKSFGAEFLFSDHSKELIVGEIFVRVYNEQPTFPLEFPKAFAASLLDYVGSQAQYLHTLLAMSQSNKVESQQHAERLRFAEMALEALRNVIKNNPGSESECIGHFKLLFSLLRVHGAGRVQQLVLEVVNTVTSNQECVSNIAESMVLSNLLLLLHSLPSSRQMVLETLYALTSNTKIVKEAMAKGALIYLLDLFCNCTHPQVRTQTAELFSKMTSDKLVGPKVRLTLIRFLPGVFMDAMRDNAEAAVHIFEGTHENPELIWNDSSREKVSTTVREMMLEHFKQQKDNPDVNWRLPEDFTVAYGAGQGELEVGGVFLRIFIAQPGWVLRKPREFLVSLLETLTELLEKNNPNGEALETVTTAAVCLFSAQTQLADQVPPLGHLPRILAALNHKNNAVPKSSIRLIHVLSDNELCVRSMAALETIGPLMTGMKCRADMAGLACEALNRMFQKEQTELVAQALRVELVPYLLKLLEGIGLETLDNPSATKAQIVKALKSMTRSLQYGEQVNEILAKSSVWSTFKDQKHDLFITESQTAGYVTGPGVAGYLTAGTGTTVMSSVPPPVDNDSGD, encoded by the exons ATGAATGTTGTCAAAGAGAACAAAGACTTGGCCTGTTTCTACACCACCAAACACTCCTGGAGGGGAAA gtacAAGCGGGTCTTCTCAGTGGGGACGCATGGCATTACCACTTACAACCCAACCACGCTAGAAGTAACAAATCAG TGGCCTTATGGAGACATCTGCAGTATCGGTCCAGTAGGAAAAGGTCAGGGGACCGAGTTCAACCTCACATTCCGCAAAGGCAGCGGCAAGAAGTCGGAAACGCTCAAGTTTTCGACCGAGCATCGGACAGAGCTGCTCACAGAAGCACTG AGATTCAGAACAGATTTTTCAGAAGGAAAGATTACAGGCAGG CGATACAACTGCTACAAGCATCACTGGAGCGACACGCGGAAGTCGGTGTGTTTAGAGGTTCGGCCCGGCGGCATCGACCAGATCGACCCTCACACTAACCGAGTGGTTTGCTCCTACGACTACCGGAACGTGGAAGGCTTTGTGGAAGTCTCTGACTACCAAGGGGGGTTCTGCATCCTTTACGGTGGTTTCAGCAGGCTG CATCTGTTTGCCTCGGAGCACCGGGACGAAATCATCAGCAGCGCCATCGAACATGCCGGGAACTTCATCGGCATCACGCTACGGCTGAGGAAGGAGGCCCTGACCTTCGAGGCTTTCGTGACCGACAGGTTGGGGAAGTACAGCTCGGACGAGAGCATCACTTCTCTGGCAGAGTTCGTGGTGCAGAAGATCACCCCTCGACACCCG GAGCCTGTAAAGCGCATCCTGGCCCTGACAGAGACGTGTCTAGTGGAGAGAGATCCAGCTTCATACAACATAGTGACCATTAAACCCTTTGGAGAG GTGTTTGCTCTCATCTGTGACGCCGACAACCCTCAGGTGTTCACAGTTGAATTCATTAGAGGTCAGATCAGGAAGTTCTCCTCCACTGAAAG GGACTCGCTCTTGGCCAGCCTGCTCGATGGAGTCCGTGCATCAGGCAACAGGGACGTCTGCGTCAAGATGGCGCCCACGCAGCGGGGGCAGAGGTGGGGCTTGCTGAGCATGCCCGTggacgaggaggtggagagTTTACATCTCAAATTCCTGGCAGCACCTCCGA atGGAAACTTCGCAGACGCAGTGTTCAGATTTAACGCCAACATATCCTATAGCGGAGTGCTGCATGCAGTAACCCAAGAT GGGCTTTTCTCCGAGAACAAAGAGAAGCTCATCAACAACGCCATCCTGGCTCTTTTAACTCAGGAGGCCGAGCTGCCTGCTCTGAACGCTGAGCTGGAAAGCCATTTTCAGGCCATCCGGCGCTTGGTGGCCTCGAAGGCCGGCTTCCAGGCTTTCACCCAGCTGCCGAA GTTCAGGGAAAAGCTGGGAGTGAAGACGGTCAAAGCTTTAAAACGGAACAACAACGGTGTTACACATGCTGCTATAGACATGCTCTGTGCCCTCATGTGT CCGATGCACGATGATTATGACCTgaggcaggagcagctgaacaaggcgtctctgctgtcctccaaGAAGTTCCTGGAAAACCTTCTTGAAAAATTCATCACCAACGTG GACCATGGAACGGGAGCTCTGGTCATCAGCTCcctgctggacttcctgaccTTCGCCCTTTGCGCCCCCTACAGTGAAACCACGGAGGGGCAGCAGTTCGACATGCTGCTGGAGATGGTCGCCTCGAACGGACGAACCCTCTTCAAACTCTTCCAG catcCCTCGATGGCGATAGTGAAGGGAGCCGGCTTGGTGATGAAAGCCATCATTGAG GAGGGCGATAAGGACATCGCCACTAAAATGCAGGAGCTGGCCTTGAGTGAGGGCGCCCTGCCGAGGCACCTGCACACGTCGCTGTTCACCATCAGCTCAGACCAGCGGATGCTCACCAACAG GCAGCTGAGTCGTCACCTGGTGGGACTGTGGACGGCAGAGAACCCCGTGGCCATGAACCTCCTGAAGAGGATACTG CCGACGGGATTGTTGGCTTACCTCGACAGTCCGGACGCCGTCCCGGAGAAAGACGTGGACAGAATGCACATCCGGGACAACTTGAAAATTGCAACG GACCAACTAAATCGGAACAAAGTGCCCGAGTGGCAGCGAATAGCAGGCAAAGCAGCCAAAGAGGTGGAGAAGTTTGCCAAGGAGAAAGCCGACCTGGTGCTGATGCACTGGAGGGATAAGATGGGCATCGCCCAGAAGGAG CAGGACAGAAATAACCTG AATCCCAACCAAAAGCCTGTCATCCTGAGAAAGAGACGGCAGAGGATAAAGATTGAGTCAAACTGGGAGCTTTTCTACTACAG ATTCCAGCTCGACCACGCTCGCTCCAACCTCATCTGGAACTTGAAAACGAGGGAGGAGCTGCGGGACGCTCTGGAGGGGGAGATGCGAGCTTTCAGCGTGGACCGCGAGCTGGGCAGCGCCACCGTCATCTCCTGGAACCACCAGGAGTTCGAG GTGAGATACGAGTGCCTTTCAGATGAGATAAAGATCGGGGATTATTACCTgcgtctgctgctggaggaggatgaaAATGAAGACTCGAGCGCCATCAAGAGATC GTATGAGTTTTTCAACGAGCTCTACCACCGCTTTTTGCTGACACCCAAAGTTACGATGAAGTGCCTGTGCCTGCAGGCGCTCGCTATAGTTTACGGGAAGTGTTACGAGGAGATCGGCCCCTTCACCGACACTAAATACATTGTGGGCATGCTGGACAGG TGCACAGACAAACTGGAAAGAGACAgactcatcctcttcctcaacAAACTCATCCTCAACCGG AAAAATGTGAAGGAGGTGATGGACTCAAACGGAGTTCGTATCTTAGTGGACCTGCTCACCTTGGCCCATCTCCAcaccagcagagccacagtgcCGCTGCAG ACCAACGTGTTGGAGGCTGCACCAGACATGAAGAGGGAGAGCGAGAAGGAGTGGTACTTCGGCAACGCagacaaagaaagaagaggacCTTTCAGTTTCGAGGAG ATGCAGGAGTTCTGGACCACTGGTGTCCTGACAGCAAAGACCCGCTGCTGGGCTCAGGGGATGGACGggtggcgccccctgcaggccattCCTCAGCTGAAGTGGTGCCTCCTGGCCTCAGGACAGGCGGTGATGAACGAGTCGGACCTGGCGACGCTCATCCTCAACATGCTCATCACCATGTGCTCCTACTACCCCAGCAG ggaCCAAGACAATGCGATCATCCGTCCTTTACCTAAAATCAAGAGGATGATCACTGACAACGCCTGCCTCCCACACATCGTCCAG TTgctgttgacctttgaccccattCTTGTGGAGAAGGTGGCCAATGTTCTCTTCCTGGTGATGCAGGACAACCCGAATCTGCAGCGCCTCTATTTAACCGgcgtcttcttcttcatcatgaTGTACACGGGCTCCAACGTGCTTCCTGTGGCCAG gttCTTGAAATACACCCACCTAAAGCAAGCCTTCAGATCAGAGGAG TCCAAAGGTCAGGACATCGTGCAGCGCAGCGTTTTGGGGCCGGTGCTGCCGGAGGCCATGGTGTGTTACCTGGAGAACTACGAGGCCGAGCGCTTCTCCGAGATATTCCTCGGAGAATTTGACACGCCGGAGGCCATTTGGAGCAGCGAGATGAG GCGGATGATGATCGAGAAGATAGCAGCGCACGTCGCCGACTTCAGCCCTCGGCTGCAGAGCAACACCCGGGCCCTCTACCAGTACTGCCCCATCCCCGTGATCAGCTTCCCTCAGCTCGACTTCGAGCTCTTCTGCAACATCTACTACCTCAGGCATCTGTGCGACACGACCCGCTTCCCCAACTGGCCCATCCGGGATGCC GTGAAGCTGCTTAAAGATACACTTGAAGCTTGGAAGAGGGAAGTGGAGAAGAAACCTCCCTCCATGTCTGTGGACGACGCCTACGAAGTCCTCAACCTCCCCAAAGGACAGGGACA gCATGAGGAGAGTAAAATCAGAAAAGCTTACTTCAGGCTCGCACAGAAATACCATCCAGATAAAAACCCAGAGGGCAGG gacATGTTTGAGAAAGTTAACAAAGCCTACGAGTTCCTCTGCACGAAGTCCGCCCGGATCGTGAACGGCCCCGATCCAGAGaacatcatcctcatcctcaaaGCCCAGAGCATCCTCTTCAACCGGCACCGGCAGG AGCTCGAGCCCTACAAGTACGCCGGCTACCCCATGCTCATCAAAACCATCACCATGGAGACGGCGGACGATCAGCTCTTCTCCAAAACCTCGCCtctcctccccgccgccgccgagctggCCTTCCACACGGTCAACTGCTCGGCTCTGAACGCCGAGGAGCTGCGCCGCGAGAACGGCATCGAG gtcctgctggaggctCTCTCTCGGTGTGTTGCTGTATTGACTGCATCAAGCAAGCCTGAAGACATGGCTGTGCAG GTGTGCGGGCACATCTGCAAGTGCTACAGCGTTGCAGCGCAGTTCGAGGAGTGCAGAGAGAAGATCGTCGAAATGCCCAACATCATCCGAGACCTCTGCCACATCCTGTACTACGGGAAG GGTCTTCCGAAAACTGCAGCCCTGGCGGTTCAGTGCGTGAGCTCCTTCGCGGTGGATTACTTCCTGCAGACCCACCTGTATCACGCCGGCGTGCTCTGGCACCTGCTGGTCCACCTCTTCAACTACGACTACACCCTGGAGGAGAGCGGCGTGCAGGCCAGCCAGGAGACCAACCAGCAGGAGGTCGCCAACAGCCTGGCCAAGCTCAGCATGGTGGCCCTCAGCCGCCTGGGCGGCTACATGCAGATCCCCCACAGCCCCGACGGAAACACCCCCGTGTCGGAGACCAACGGCGTGGAGGGCACGCCCCCGGAGAACCCCACCATCCGCAAGAGCCTGGCCGCCATGCTGACGCCGTACATCTCCAGGAAGCTGGGGACGGGAACGCCCGCCGAG GTGTTGAAGCTGCTGAACAGCAACTCGGAGAATCCCTACCTGATCTGGAACAACGGAACCAgagcggagctgctggagtttcTGGAGGGTCAACAGGAGGGGAACATCAAGAGG GGAGAGAACGATAAAAGCTTCGGCGCAGAGTTTTTGTTCTCCGATCACAGCAAGGAGCTGATAGTGGGAGAGATCTTTGTTCGAGTCTACAACGAACAGCCGACTTTCCCACTGGAG TTTCCTAAGGCGTTCGCGGCCAGTCTGCTGGACTACGTTGGCTCTCAGGCTCAGTACCTCCACACCCTGCTGGCCATGAGTCAGAGCAACAAGGTGGAGTCCCAGCAGCACGCCGAGCGTCTGCGCTTCGCCGAGATGGCTCTGGAGGCTCTGCGCAACGTCATCAAGAACAACCCCG GGTCGGAGTCGGAGTGCATCGGTCACTTCAAGCTGCTCTTCTCGTTGCTGCGGGTTCACGGAGCGGGCAGAGTGCAGCAGCTGGTCTTGGAG GTTGTGAATACAGTGACGTCCAACCAGGAATGTGTGAGCAACATTGCCGAGTCCATGGTGCTGTCCAACCTCCTGTTACTGCTGCATTCGCTCCCCTCCA gcaggcagaTGGTGCTGGAGACTCTCTATGCACTGACTTCAAATACAAAGATTGTCAAAGAGGCTATGGCCAAAG GCGCTCTCATCTATCTGCTGGACCTCTTCTGTAACTGCACACACCCGCAGGTCCGCACGCAGACGGCAGAGCTCTTCTCCAAGATGACCTCAGACAAGCTGGTTGGGCCAAAG GTGCGTCTCACCctgatacgcttcctcccggggGTGTTCATGGACGCCATGCGGGACAACGCCGAGGCGGCCGTGCACATATTCGAGGGGACGCACGAAAACCCCGAGCTCATCTGGAACGACAGCTCGAGGGAGAAGGTGTCCACCACTGTGCGGGAGATGATGCTGGA GCACTTTAAGCAGCAGAAGGATAATCCTGATGTGAACTGGAGA CTGCCAGAGGACTTCACAGTGGCTTACGGAGCCGGGCAGGGCGAACTGGAAGTGGGCGGAGTCTTCTTGCGGATCTTCATTGCTCAGCCTGGCTGGGTGTTGCGCAAACCTCGAGAGTTCCTGGTGTCTCTCCTGGAAACGCTCaccgagctgctggagaagaacaACCCCAAC GGCGAGGCTCTGGAGACCGTCACCACAGCGGCGGTCTGCCTGTTCAGCGCTCAGACGCAGCTGGCCGACCAGGTTCCTCCGCTGGGCCACCTGCCGCGCATCCTGGCCGCGCTCAACCACAAGAACAACGCCGTGCCCAAGAGCTCCATCCGCCTGATCCACGTGCTCTCAGACAACGAG ctgtgtgtgcgCTCCATGGCTGCTCTGGAGACCATCGGCCCGCTGATGACTGGGATGAAATGCCGGGCAGACATGGCCGGTCTGGCCTGTGAAGCTCTCAACCGCATGTTCCAGAAGGAGCAGACGGAGCTGGTGGCGCAG GCTCTGAGAGTGGAGCTGGTGCCGTACCTCCTCAAACTGCTGGAAGGAATCGGCCTGGAGACGCTGGACAACCCCTCAGCCACCAAGGCTCAGATCGTCAAAGCTCTCAAATCCATGACTCGCAGTCTGCAGTACGGAGAGCAG GTGAATGAAATCCTGGCGAAGTCCTCGGTGTGGAGCACCTTCAAAGACCAGAAGCACGACCTTTTCATCACAGAGTCTCAGACTGCCGGCTACGTGACAG GTCCAGGAGTCGCAGGTTACCTTACAGCAGGAACGGGCACCACAGTGATGTCCAGCGTCCCACCCCCCGTGGACAACGACAGCGGAGACTAA